A single genomic interval of Salinarchaeum sp. IM2453 harbors:
- a CDS encoding Single-stranded DNA binding protein — protein MQLDDHAEELASDLGVDKQEVKADLENLIEYSVPVDEAKQSLRRKYGDTQSGETPTVSSIDEIDPDDGTVNLTARVLTVGTREIHYDGETQVIREGTIADESGKIGYTAWDDFGFEAGDTVTVGNGSVREFRDKPEINIGDSSTVTIKDESLEVPYRVGGDRSLTELSVGDSGRVIEVVVEEVETRTISGRDGETTIKSGVIADETGRLPFTDWAARPEMTTGATLRLEDVYVREFRGVPEISLSKFTTVTELNKPIEPQSDRTRLTIQEAVKTGGVYDIEIVGNIVDIQDGSGLIERCPECNRIVQNGRCRTHGDVDGVDDLRVKAVIDDGTGAATVVLDKEQTAEIYGGGIDAARQAARDAMDQSVVREKIGEEIIGREYRVSGHLSVDEYGARIEATEFVEADGNVAQQAEELLTGVES, from the coding sequence ATGCAATTAGATGATCACGCCGAGGAGCTTGCCTCCGACCTCGGTGTCGACAAACAGGAGGTTAAGGCAGACCTTGAGAACTTAATCGAATATAGCGTACCGGTAGATGAAGCCAAACAAAGCCTACGACGAAAGTATGGGGATACACAGTCGGGAGAGACACCTACAGTTTCATCCATTGATGAGATTGATCCAGACGATGGGACAGTAAATCTCACAGCTCGCGTGTTAACAGTTGGGACCCGAGAGATTCACTATGATGGGGAAACACAGGTGATTCGAGAAGGAACAATTGCGGATGAGTCAGGAAAGATCGGATACACAGCATGGGATGATTTTGGTTTTGAAGCAGGTGATACAGTCACAGTTGGAAATGGGAGCGTTCGAGAGTTTCGAGATAAGCCAGAGATCAACATAGGAGATTCCTCAACAGTCACGATTAAAGACGAATCGCTTGAGGTACCATATCGAGTTGGAGGAGATCGATCACTGACAGAATTGTCTGTTGGAGACAGTGGTCGAGTTATAGAAGTTGTCGTAGAAGAAGTTGAAACACGAACGATTTCAGGACGAGATGGTGAAACAACGATTAAAAGCGGCGTCATCGCCGATGAAACAGGTCGGCTACCATTCACAGACTGGGCGGCTCGACCTGAGATGACAACTGGGGCGACACTGCGACTGGAAGACGTATATGTCAGAGAATTCCGCGGCGTTCCGGAGATCAGCCTTTCAAAGTTTACTACGGTTACTGAACTTAACAAGCCAATCGAACCGCAAAGCGATCGAACACGGTTGACAATTCAAGAGGCGGTCAAGACTGGAGGTGTATACGATATTGAGATTGTTGGAAACATCGTAGACATTCAGGACGGATCTGGATTGATAGAGCGCTGTCCGGAGTGTAATCGAATTGTACAGAACGGTCGATGTCGCACGCACGGAGATGTTGATGGGGTTGATGATCTCAGAGTGAAGGCAGTTATCGATGACGGGACCGGAGCAGCAACGGTCGTGCTTGACAAAGAACAAACAGCAGAGATATACGGTGGCGGTATCGACGCAGCACGACAGGCAGCACGGGATGCAATGGATCAGTCGGTTGTTCGAGAAAAGATTGGTGAGGAGATCATCGGTCGAGAATATCGCGTGAGCGGACACCTTTCTGTAGATGAATACGGGGCTCGGATCGAAGCAACAGAGTTTGTAGAAGCCGATGGCAACGTAGCACAGCAAGCAGAAGAACTACTTACGGGGGTTGAATCATGA
- a CDS encoding RPA family protein — translation MSAPDNRREVAVRIFASEYDQAEFEYAESDEERAPKYVVSPTGARINRLFTVGVLTAVEQVNENTIRARIADPTGVFVVYAGQYEPDALAFLQKTEPPAFVAITGKANTFQPDDSDDILTSVRPERINEVDAKTRDRWVIQTAEQTLTRIEQMATALALEKQGDELKMALQERSVPIEQAEGIVKAINYYNPTPDYLGAVKEQAIQTLEVVAGERDEVEAIEQVPSEESGKYILDELQDITPERVDQTIEAESITESEIASGEVKQTSTPDEEETNKISSSAASEIETQEDGLESEPPSFEEGLAEETQDEGIAVDEQSLDLDSSTEETEFDTVDSVDAESDPDELYTVDEEERERIESEHGLEFETGNDVPEPEETESKVDPDLDMNEEPIESDTTQSEEVTTDSISEETIAAGQEESAVEPDDDESEEEIDIDTVLLDQMESMDGGAGASRSELIDIVTTETGASAEDVEDAIDEALMGGQCYEPEDGKLKRI, via the coding sequence ATGAGTGCACCAGACAACCGGCGAGAAGTCGCCGTACGAATATTTGCATCAGAATATGATCAGGCGGAATTCGAGTATGCAGAAAGTGACGAAGAACGAGCACCAAAATATGTCGTGTCACCAACTGGCGCACGGATCAATCGACTGTTTACGGTCGGAGTTCTCACAGCAGTTGAACAAGTAAACGAAAATACAATCCGGGCTAGAATTGCAGATCCAACTGGTGTATTTGTCGTGTATGCTGGACAATATGAGCCGGATGCGTTGGCATTTTTGCAGAAAACTGAGCCACCGGCATTTGTTGCAATTACTGGAAAAGCAAACACATTCCAGCCAGACGACAGTGATGACATACTCACGTCAGTACGACCAGAGCGGATTAACGAAGTTGATGCTAAAACCCGGGACCGGTGGGTTATCCAGACTGCAGAACAAACACTGACCAGAATTGAACAGATGGCAACTGCGCTGGCTCTCGAAAAGCAGGGCGATGAGCTCAAAATGGCATTACAGGAACGATCAGTTCCAATCGAGCAAGCAGAAGGTATCGTTAAAGCGATTAACTACTATAATCCAACGCCAGACTACCTTGGAGCAGTAAAAGAGCAAGCAATTCAAACACTTGAGGTCGTTGCAGGCGAGCGAGACGAGGTCGAAGCAATAGAACAGGTGCCATCAGAGGAATCTGGAAAATATATTCTCGATGAATTGCAGGATATCACACCAGAACGGGTCGATCAGACGATAGAGGCTGAATCGATAACAGAGTCAGAGATAGCGTCTGGTGAGGTAAAACAAACATCAACACCTGATGAAGAAGAGACAAACAAGATAAGTTCATCAGCAGCAAGTGAGATAGAAACTCAGGAAGACGGATTAGAATCTGAACCACCATCATTCGAAGAAGGGTTGGCAGAAGAAACCCAAGATGAGGGGATTGCGGTAGATGAGCAGTCGCTTGATTTAGATAGTTCAACAGAAGAAACGGAGTTCGATACAGTGGATTCAGTTGATGCCGAATCGGATCCAGATGAGCTCTATACAGTTGACGAAGAAGAGCGAGAGCGGATTGAAAGTGAGCATGGACTGGAGTTTGAAACTGGAAACGATGTTCCAGAACCGGAAGAAACGGAGTCCAAGGTCGATCCGGATCTTGACATGAACGAGGAGCCGATAGAGTCTGATACCACCCAATCTGAAGAGGTCACTACAGACTCGATCTCTGAGGAAACAATAGCAGCCGGACAAGAAGAATCCGCAGTAGAACCTGACGACGATGAATCAGAAGAGGAGATAGATATCGATACCGTGCTTCTGGATCAGATGGAGTCGATGGACGGCGGAGCGGGCGCTAGTCGGTCAGAGTTGATTGATATCGTCACGACAGAAACGGGTGCCTCAGCGGAGGATGTCGAAGATGCAATTGATGAGGCACTAATGGGCGGACAGTGCTATGAACCGGAAGATGGGAAGCTTAAACGAATCTGA
- a CDS encoding metallophosphoesterase produces the protein MQVEPVAGEPAAIADVDGSQKLIIADYHAGVEVALRNETGVEVDSHAADRRDRLLSLVEQTNPDQLIVLGDLMHSIGDPGGAERGELEVLFESLPESLDVFLAKGNHDGAIESWIPDIEITPTAGEKIGNLGIMHGHTWPSQSVLSSEIICMGHEHPVVRLEDTVGGSEIRRAWIRGTLIEDPFARRGKINNWRGPELIICPAFNELVGGTWINEGQDDFLAPFLPDGLPAGDAFLLDGTYLGDYRSI, from the coding sequence ATGCAAGTTGAGCCAGTAGCTGGCGAACCAGCCGCAATAGCCGATGTCGATGGAAGCCAAAAGCTGATCATTGCAGACTATCATGCTGGTGTAGAAGTTGCACTCCGAAACGAAACGGGCGTTGAAGTGGATAGTCATGCAGCAGATAGGCGGGACCGACTACTGTCATTAGTTGAGCAGACAAACCCAGACCAGTTGATCGTGCTGGGAGACCTAATGCATTCAATCGGTGATCCAGGAGGCGCAGAGCGTGGGGAGCTTGAGGTGTTGTTTGAGTCACTTCCAGAATCCTTGGATGTATTCTTAGCAAAAGGAAACCATGACGGGGCAATTGAGTCATGGATTCCAGATATCGAGATTACGCCAACCGCTGGAGAAAAAATTGGTAATCTTGGCATTATGCATGGTCACACGTGGCCAAGTCAGTCTGTCCTGTCAAGTGAGATCATTTGCATGGGACATGAGCATCCGGTGGTTAGACTCGAAGATACGGTTGGAGGATCAGAAATAAGGCGAGCGTGGATTCGAGGGACACTAATAGAGGACCCGTTTGCCCGACGGGGCAAAATAAACAACTGGAGGGGTCCAGAATTGATTATCTGTCCAGCATTTAACGAACTTGTAGGCGGTACATGGATCAACGAGGGACAGGACGATTTCCTAGCACCGTTCCTACCAGACGGATTACCAGCTGGTGACGCATTTTTACTTGATGGAACGTACCTCGGTGATTATCGGTCAATCTGA
- a CDS encoding DEAD/DEAH box helicase, whose protein sequence is MTDQLATMHSAFEVLDEDVQAALAEQGFESPTEPQDLAIPPIAKGDHTLVIAPTGTGKTETAMLPIFNSIVQNGTSFGISALYITPLRALNRDMQDRLDWWGEQLDIEIDVRHGDTSDYQRRQQATDPPDVLVTTPETLQAMFTGERLKEALADIEHIVIDEVHELAASKRGAQLVVGLERLREHAGPFQRVGLSATVGDPEAVGTFLTGGRDVTIKRVDVGSRLEVDVVVPEVTTEDESLAGELMIDAELASHVRTIRDIVAENESSLIFVNTRQTAEALGSRFTQLTTVDIGIHHGSLSRDARVEVEDKFKQGELDALLCTSSMELGIDVGHVDHVVQYSSPRQVARLLQRIGRAGHRFEEISSGTIVATNNDDAFEALSIARRAKEGLVEPAEIHVGSLDVVANQVAAIVNSRDEIDANKVYEIINNAAPFQDLTEETFREVVEELAGNRILQIRETQNQLVATGTWQYVYNNLSMIPDEETYDVKDVASGNQVGTLDERFVTTILEPGESFIQGGDVWRVVTIDDGDSAVKVSPIEDPVGEVPSWIGQEIPVPYPIATEVGELRRVTTAQFEHGATKSDVARDVVQRYPAKQEIVERSLGQIERHSEVAPPPTDSRILIEQHGRTVVLNASFGHQTNETLGRILSSLLGQQTGSSVGLQTGPYRIELEVPPNTGAKTVKNLLYDTDPEHVQPLIELTLDRSDTLMFRLAQVAEHFGTIKSWRGDTGMGQDRLQKILKDTPAYEEAKRAVIHDDLDLEQTAAILRRIQHNDIDIELVGERTPIGTGGRNNGGEFLAPENADASVITTVRDRILSDDITLLCVHCKDWERTKPVKRVRDQPTCSECGSTMIAALNAWDEETIGAVRAKDKDDDQDHRTRRAYQAASLVQAHGKKAVTALAARGVGPDTAARIINKHREEEIDFYRDILEAERQYARTQSFWD, encoded by the coding sequence ATGACAGACCAGCTTGCAACAATGCATTCGGCCTTTGAAGTATTGGACGAAGATGTCCAAGCAGCGCTTGCTGAACAGGGATTTGAATCCCCAACAGAACCACAGGACCTTGCAATCCCGCCTATTGCTAAAGGAGATCACACGCTTGTGATTGCTCCGACAGGGACCGGAAAGACAGAGACAGCAATGCTGCCCATTTTTAATTCAATTGTCCAAAATGGGACAAGTTTTGGCATTTCTGCGCTGTATATCACTCCACTTCGTGCACTTAACCGAGATATGCAAGATCGGCTTGATTGGTGGGGTGAGCAGCTTGACATCGAGATCGACGTGCGCCATGGCGATACCTCAGACTATCAGCGCCGACAACAAGCAACAGACCCGCCAGATGTTCTCGTGACAACACCTGAAACACTACAGGCGATGTTTACAGGAGAGCGGCTGAAAGAAGCACTCGCAGATATTGAACACATTGTGATTGACGAGGTGCACGAACTTGCCGCCTCAAAGCGAGGTGCACAACTTGTCGTTGGGCTAGAGCGGCTACGAGAGCATGCTGGCCCGTTTCAGCGGGTTGGGCTCTCGGCAACAGTTGGAGATCCGGAGGCTGTTGGAACGTTTCTGACCGGAGGACGAGATGTAACAATCAAACGGGTTGATGTTGGCAGTCGTTTAGAGGTCGATGTTGTTGTGCCTGAGGTGACAACAGAAGACGAGTCACTTGCTGGTGAGTTGATGATTGATGCAGAATTGGCGAGCCATGTCCGAACAATCCGGGATATTGTTGCAGAAAACGAATCGTCACTCATTTTTGTCAATACCAGACAGACAGCAGAAGCACTAGGATCGCGATTTACACAGCTCACAACAGTTGATATCGGCATCCATCACGGATCACTTTCTCGTGATGCTCGGGTTGAGGTTGAAGATAAATTCAAGCAGGGTGAATTGGATGCATTGTTGTGCACGTCTTCAATGGAACTGGGTATCGACGTAGGGCATGTTGATCACGTTGTACAGTATTCCAGCCCCCGACAGGTTGCTCGATTACTGCAGCGTATTGGGCGTGCAGGCCACCGGTTTGAAGAGATTTCATCTGGAACGATTGTCGCGACGAATAACGATGATGCGTTCGAAGCGTTGTCAATTGCAAGACGAGCAAAAGAAGGACTCGTTGAGCCAGCAGAGATTCACGTAGGGAGTCTTGATGTCGTAGCGAACCAAGTTGCAGCAATCGTAAACAGTCGTGATGAGATAGACGCGAATAAAGTGTACGAGATCATTAATAATGCAGCACCATTTCAGGATCTTACTGAAGAGACATTCCGAGAAGTTGTCGAGGAATTAGCAGGAAATCGGATTTTGCAAATACGAGAGACACAGAATCAGCTTGTTGCGACTGGCACCTGGCAATATGTGTATAACAACCTCTCGATGATCCCAGACGAAGAAACATATGATGTTAAAGACGTCGCCAGTGGTAATCAGGTTGGAACGCTCGATGAACGGTTTGTCACAACGATTCTCGAACCTGGAGAGAGTTTTATTCAAGGAGGAGATGTCTGGCGGGTAGTGACCATTGATGACGGCGATTCAGCAGTGAAAGTGTCACCAATTGAAGATCCAGTTGGAGAGGTGCCATCATGGATTGGACAAGAAATTCCAGTTCCATACCCAATTGCGACTGAAGTTGGCGAACTTCGACGCGTCACGACAGCGCAGTTCGAGCATGGAGCGACAAAATCAGATGTTGCGCGTGATGTGGTCCAACGCTATCCTGCAAAACAAGAAATTGTTGAACGATCATTAGGCCAGATTGAGCGGCACTCCGAAGTGGCACCCCCACCAACCGACAGTCGGATTCTAATTGAACAGCATGGGCGTACAGTGGTACTAAATGCATCGTTTGGCCATCAAACAAATGAAACACTAGGACGAATCCTTTCGTCGTTGCTTGGACAGCAAACAGGCTCTTCAGTTGGATTACAGACGGGACCCTACCGGATTGAGCTGGAAGTGCCACCAAATACCGGCGCAAAGACAGTTAAAAATCTCCTTTATGATACAGATCCAGAACATGTTCAGCCACTAATCGAATTAACACTGGATCGATCAGATACGCTTATGTTTCGTCTTGCTCAGGTCGCAGAACACTTTGGAACAATCAAGTCATGGAGAGGCGACACAGGGATGGGACAGGACCGCCTGCAAAAGATCCTGAAAGATACGCCAGCATATGAAGAGGCCAAGCGAGCGGTAATACACGACGATTTAGATCTTGAGCAAACAGCAGCGATACTACGACGGATTCAGCACAATGACATTGACATTGAATTAGTTGGTGAACGAACCCCGATTGGAACAGGTGGACGCAACAACGGAGGCGAATTTCTGGCCCCAGAGAATGCAGACGCAAGCGTGATCACGACAGTGCGAGATCGAATCCTTAGCGATGATATTACGTTGCTATGTGTTCACTGTAAAGACTGGGAACGGACAAAGCCAGTAAAGCGAGTCCGAGATCAACCGACATGTTCAGAATGTGGGTCGACAATGATTGCAGCATTAAACGCTTGGGACGAAGAAACAATCGGCGCTGTCCGCGCAAAAGACAAGGACGACGACCAAGACCACCGCACGCGTCGAGCGTATCAAGCAGCCAGTCTTGTGCAGGCACATGGAAAAAAGGCAGTGACCGCACTCGCCGCACGAGGGGTTGGACCAGATACGGCTGCTCGAATTATCAATAAACACCGAGAAGAAGAGATAGACTTTTACAGAGATATTCTGGAAGCAGAAAGACAGTACGCGCGAACACAATCGTTCTGGGACTAG
- a CDS encoding helix-turn-helix domain-containing protein, whose amino-acid sequence MSTQELSQVDTQDQSAEWEDISDLPPSAKLVAKSLQYGGTLTQSQIAERTLLPARTVRYALGRLEDRDIVQSQFSFSDARKRLYTLSVDPPEYQH is encoded by the coding sequence ATGAGCACGCAAGAATTGTCACAAGTTGACACGCAGGATCAATCCGCAGAATGGGAAGATATCAGTGACCTTCCACCAAGTGCAAAGCTGGTTGCCAAATCTCTTCAGTATGGTGGTACGCTTACTCAGAGTCAGATCGCAGAACGAACGCTTCTCCCTGCCCGAACTGTCCGATACGCTCTTGGGCGACTTGAGGACCGAGATATTGTTCAATCACAGTTTTCGTTTTCAGATGCGCGTAAACGTCTTTACACGCTTTCTGTTGATCCTCCCGAATATCAACACTAG